From Pseudomonas vanderleydeniana, the proteins below share one genomic window:
- a CDS encoding nucleotide pyrophosphohydrolase, whose product MDTTRLAQALEKFASDRNWAQFHSPKNLVMALSGEVGELTEIFQWLTEDASRTAARTPETAQAVEEELADVLMYLVRLASVLGVDLNAAAQRKLQLNGEKYPVEKARNSAKKYDQL is encoded by the coding sequence ATCGACACCACCCGACTCGCTCAAGCCCTCGAAAAATTCGCCAGCGACCGTAACTGGGCCCAGTTCCACTCCCCCAAGAACCTGGTCATGGCCCTGAGCGGCGAAGTCGGAGAATTGACCGAAATCTTCCAATGGCTCACCGAAGACGCTTCCAGGACCGCCGCTCGCACGCCCGAAACAGCCCAAGCCGTCGAGGAAGAGCTGGCTGACGTGCTCATGTATCTGGTGCGCCTGGCCTCAGTGCTTGGCGTCGATCTGAACGCCGCCGCCCAACGCAAGCTGCAACTCAACGGCGAGAAGTACCCGGTCGAGAAGGCTCGGAACAGCGCAAAGAAATACGACCAACTCTGA
- a CDS encoding DUF2075 domain-containing protein, whose protein sequence is MIVYEATKQQFQKDNDNDDIEDVILRSFESATGRIVAAAEMNAWKNSLGAMSRVLRDEEIPNDIGVAIELHIPQTSKRIDITLTGLDASGKQNVVLVELKQWAEASATSKDAIVKTLLGRKIRETVHPSYQAWSYASLLEGFNEAVYSGGIQVHACAYLHNYTPDDVIDGPHYQAYISKAPLFMKGRDELARMRAFIKQHIAKGDEKSVLHELMASPIRPSKALADSLVKLLKKQAEFVLIDDQKEIHENCMAAAAGASTERPKVVIIEGGPGTGKSVVALNLLVNLTSRGLVGKYVSKNSAPRQVYESKLTGALPRSHFSQLFTGSGSFMESPTSAFDFLVVDEAHRLTEKSDLYGQKGDNQIKELINAANCTIFFIDEDQRVTLKDIGNREAIRAFAKTRGAEVEEYVLTSQFRCSGSDGYLAWLDNALQVRETANRHLDTEEYEFKVFDTPQAMHAAIQSKNGNNKARVVAGYCWPWNSKKRASDDDIVIGEHYRRQWNLEEDEKRWIIAQNSVEQVGCIHTCQGLEVDYIGVIIGPDLIIRGGNVVTVPEQRDKNDRSVYGYKKLMKAEPEKIRQLLDLIIKNTYRTLMTRGMKGCYLYCTDEETAQYFRERLLVRKPDTSARSRALLA, encoded by the coding sequence TTGATCGTTTACGAAGCGACCAAACAGCAGTTTCAGAAAGACAACGATAACGACGACATCGAGGACGTGATCCTCCGTAGTTTCGAGTCAGCCACCGGCCGGATCGTCGCAGCCGCAGAAATGAACGCCTGGAAGAACTCTCTCGGAGCCATGTCACGGGTGTTGCGCGACGAAGAAATCCCCAATGACATCGGCGTGGCCATTGAGCTGCACATACCGCAGACCTCCAAGCGCATCGATATCACCCTGACCGGCCTGGATGCCAGCGGCAAGCAAAACGTGGTGCTGGTTGAGCTGAAACAATGGGCTGAAGCCAGTGCGACATCCAAGGACGCCATTGTCAAAACCCTCCTGGGCCGCAAGATCCGGGAAACCGTGCACCCGTCCTATCAGGCCTGGTCGTATGCCTCGCTGCTGGAGGGTTTCAACGAGGCCGTGTATTCCGGCGGCATCCAAGTGCATGCCTGTGCCTATCTGCACAACTACACGCCAGATGATGTCATCGATGGGCCGCACTACCAGGCCTACATCAGCAAGGCCCCGCTATTCATGAAAGGCAGGGATGAACTGGCCCGTATGCGGGCGTTCATCAAGCAGCACATCGCCAAGGGCGATGAAAAGAGCGTCCTGCATGAACTGATGGCGAGCCCCATTCGCCCATCGAAGGCTCTAGCCGACTCGCTGGTGAAACTGCTGAAGAAGCAGGCCGAGTTCGTTCTTATCGACGACCAGAAAGAAATCCATGAAAACTGCATGGCCGCCGCGGCAGGCGCTTCGACGGAGCGCCCAAAAGTGGTGATCATCGAGGGCGGTCCGGGTACCGGCAAATCCGTGGTGGCACTCAACCTGCTGGTCAACCTCACCAGTCGCGGGCTGGTGGGCAAATACGTATCGAAAAACTCCGCCCCTCGGCAGGTGTACGAAAGCAAGCTGACCGGCGCCCTGCCCCGCAGCCACTTTTCGCAGTTGTTTACCGGCTCCGGCTCGTTCATGGAGTCCCCCACCAGCGCATTCGATTTTTTGGTGGTGGACGAAGCCCATCGCCTGACCGAGAAGAGCGATCTCTACGGCCAGAAAGGCGATAACCAGATCAAGGAACTGATCAATGCCGCGAACTGCACGATCTTTTTTATCGACGAAGACCAGCGCGTCACGCTGAAAGATATCGGCAATCGCGAAGCCATCCGCGCTTTTGCCAAGACACGCGGTGCCGAGGTCGAGGAATACGTTCTCACCTCGCAATTCCGTTGCAGCGGATCGGATGGTTACCTGGCCTGGCTCGACAATGCACTCCAAGTGCGGGAAACAGCAAACCGGCATCTCGACACCGAGGAATACGAGTTCAAGGTGTTCGACACGCCGCAAGCCATGCATGCGGCGATCCAGAGCAAGAACGGTAATAACAAGGCTCGCGTTGTCGCCGGTTATTGCTGGCCCTGGAACAGCAAGAAGCGGGCAAGCGACGACGATATCGTCATTGGTGAGCACTACCGCCGCCAGTGGAACCTGGAAGAAGATGAGAAGCGCTGGATCATTGCGCAGAACTCTGTCGAACAGGTGGGTTGCATCCACACTTGCCAGGGTCTGGAAGTGGACTACATCGGAGTGATCATCGGCCCAGACCTGATCATTCGAGGCGGCAATGTGGTGACGGTGCCGGAGCAACGTGACAAGAACGATCGCTCGGTCTACGGCTACAAGAAGCTCATGAAAGCCGAGCCGGAAAAAATACGGCAGTTACTCGACCTGATTATCAAGAACACCTACAGGACCCTGATGACCCGCGGGATGAAGGGCTGTTACCTGTACTGCACAGATGAAGAAACGGCCCAGTACTTCCGCGAACGGTTGCTCGTACGCAAGCCGGATACTTCCGCTCGTTCCCGCGCACTCTTGGCCTAG
- a CDS encoding DNA/RNA helicase domain-containing protein — MAALATLKIEDFCSEAAKPEFIERLCKDFALTFPDSELSESEVRSWRNSLPELAKLLLQQQPPLQGHILIEYPMPIGSERADCILLGESEAGLEIIVIELKQWTQGSVKLRANHGLTWLEVAASEPYPSKHPCEQVNIYRSALEHALNFGDFKPTINTLVFLHNYQEKPKEEVLRANEFSSHVSSSLLRSLNHGEQDAALLLSRLKRPTQALAHLTSPQRKYSDAFILNFSEKLNCSDLFKATGQQTHAFKRIAPLVQQVQTNTCVIIHGLVGTGKTVLAMKLVQHLMRLGKNPKYYVKSAAIGQCIKGLDFAVNGRAVTPYLVVDEAHRLTKATAAGLMDNKHLIVFFIDDSQWISPEENCRSGDLQQMANARGYHVITHVLDEQLRCRGANSYVDWVYDLVFGAATQAYSSVPEFSVQVAESPQVMEDHLREQAQGNASSRIVAGYCWHWQTERTPGVGTDIHIGPWQARWNQKMAFKEWNQLVGYHEEVGAIYTVQGFEYDYVGVILGPDIVLRSGRIEIDSSCNADRRLSNMRTDPAVREQVIRNIYYVLLTRARRGVVLYAVDPALQQFLLTNVNGAG, encoded by the coding sequence ATGGCGGCTCTTGCGACCCTCAAGATCGAAGACTTCTGCTCGGAAGCAGCAAAGCCGGAGTTTATCGAAAGACTGTGCAAGGACTTCGCCCTGACGTTTCCCGATTCGGAACTATCAGAATCCGAAGTCCGCTCCTGGAGGAACTCCCTCCCTGAACTCGCCAAGTTGCTCCTGCAACAGCAACCGCCACTCCAAGGTCATATCCTGATCGAGTACCCGATGCCGATTGGCTCTGAACGTGCCGATTGCATCCTGCTCGGCGAGAGTGAGGCGGGGCTGGAAATCATCGTCATTGAGTTGAAGCAATGGACACAAGGCTCTGTGAAATTGCGCGCCAATCACGGCCTGACCTGGCTGGAAGTCGCGGCGTCCGAACCCTACCCAAGCAAACACCCCTGTGAGCAAGTGAATATCTACCGATCGGCGCTGGAACATGCGCTCAACTTCGGAGACTTCAAGCCCACCATCAACACGCTGGTTTTTCTTCATAACTACCAGGAAAAACCGAAAGAGGAAGTGTTGCGTGCCAATGAGTTCAGCTCACATGTCAGCAGCTCCCTGCTCCGCTCTCTGAACCATGGGGAACAGGATGCAGCACTGCTGTTATCCCGACTTAAGCGTCCTACACAGGCACTTGCGCACCTGACCTCGCCACAGAGAAAGTACTCGGACGCGTTCATCCTGAATTTCAGCGAAAAACTCAATTGCAGTGACCTCTTCAAGGCGACTGGCCAGCAAACGCATGCTTTCAAAAGGATTGCGCCACTGGTGCAACAGGTCCAGACGAACACTTGCGTCATCATCCACGGATTGGTCGGCACCGGAAAAACCGTTCTCGCCATGAAGCTTGTGCAGCACCTCATGAGGCTGGGCAAGAATCCCAAGTACTACGTCAAGTCAGCCGCTATCGGCCAGTGCATAAAAGGCCTGGACTTCGCGGTAAATGGAAGGGCGGTCACTCCTTATCTCGTCGTCGATGAAGCCCATCGCCTGACAAAAGCAACGGCCGCAGGCTTGATGGACAACAAGCACCTCATTGTCTTTTTCATCGATGATTCTCAATGGATCAGTCCAGAGGAGAACTGCCGCAGCGGTGATCTCCAGCAAATGGCCAATGCGCGTGGTTACCACGTGATAACCCATGTCCTGGACGAGCAGTTGAGATGTCGTGGCGCCAACAGTTATGTGGATTGGGTCTACGACCTAGTGTTCGGAGCAGCAACCCAGGCGTATTCATCAGTCCCGGAATTCTCAGTGCAGGTGGCTGAATCCCCTCAGGTCATGGAGGACCACCTAAGAGAGCAAGCTCAAGGAAATGCATCAAGCCGCATCGTGGCGGGTTACTGCTGGCACTGGCAGACGGAGCGCACGCCCGGAGTAGGCACGGACATCCATATTGGGCCATGGCAGGCCCGCTGGAACCAGAAAATGGCATTCAAGGAGTGGAATCAACTCGTCGGATACCACGAGGAAGTGGGTGCCATTTACACGGTACAAGGGTTTGAGTATGACTATGTGGGAGTCATTCTTGGGCCGGACATCGTCCTGAGAAGTGGTCGAATCGAAATTGACTCAAGCTGCAATGCGGACAGGAGACTGAGCAATATGCGAACAGATCCTGCCGTACGCGAACAAGTCATTCGCAACATCTATTACGTACTTCTCACAAGGGCTCGTCGAGGGGTTGTGCTGTACGCGGTCGATCCGGCGCTGCAGCAGTTTCTGCTCACGAACGTCAACGGCGCAGGTTAG
- a CDS encoding AMP-binding protein produces the protein MTSPSYTRGQQDKPLLTLTIGAAFDQTVARFAEREALVVRHQQVRYSWAQLAEQVERCARALLAIGMQPGDRLGIWAPNCAEWCISQFASAKVGVILVNINPAYRVSELEYALKHSGCRWLICADAFKTSDYHAMLGELLPELAGSALGALHSRMLPELRGVISLGRSPAAGMLGWTALQERAECVAVEDLRACSAQLQFDEPINIQYTSGTTGFPKGATLSHYNILNNGYMVGESLGLTEQDRLVIPVPLYHCFGMVMGNLGCLTHGSTMIYPGDAFDPLTALQAVAEERATVLYGVPTMFIAELDHPRRGEFDLSTLRSGIMAGATCPIEVMKRVIGEMHMAEVQIAYGMTETSPVSTQTAADDDLERRVASVGRTQPHLESKIIDEAGRIVPRGQIGELCTRGYSVMLGYWNNPEATAEALDGARWMHTGDLAVMDEAGYVSIVGRNKDMIIRGGENVYPREIEEFLFRHPAVADVQVIGIPDERYGEEIVAWVKCHPGHSAGDEELKAFCKGKIAHFKVPRYFLFVEAFPMTVTGKVQKFRMREMSLERLVGERVG, from the coding sequence ATGACTTCACCCAGCTACACCCGCGGCCAGCAGGACAAGCCCCTGCTGACCCTGACCATCGGCGCCGCATTCGACCAGACCGTGGCACGCTTCGCCGAGCGCGAGGCGCTGGTGGTGCGCCACCAGCAGGTGCGCTACAGCTGGGCGCAACTGGCCGAACAGGTCGAGCGCTGTGCCCGTGCGCTGCTGGCGATCGGCATGCAACCGGGCGACCGCCTCGGCATCTGGGCGCCGAACTGCGCCGAGTGGTGCATCAGCCAGTTCGCCAGCGCCAAGGTCGGCGTGATCCTGGTCAACATCAACCCGGCCTACCGCGTCAGCGAACTGGAATACGCGCTCAAGCATTCCGGCTGCCGCTGGTTGATCTGCGCCGACGCGTTCAAGACCAGCGACTACCACGCCATGCTTGGCGAACTGCTGCCGGAACTGGCCGGCAGCGCCCTGGGCGCCTTGCACAGCCGCATGCTGCCGGAACTGCGCGGCGTGATCAGCCTGGGCCGCAGCCCGGCCGCCGGCATGCTCGGCTGGACGGCGCTGCAGGAGCGCGCCGAGTGTGTCGCCGTCGAAGACCTGCGCGCCTGCAGCGCCCAACTGCAGTTCGACGAACCGATCAACATCCAGTACACCTCCGGCACCACCGGCTTCCCCAAGGGCGCGACCCTCAGCCACTACAACATCCTCAACAACGGCTACATGGTCGGCGAAAGCCTGGGCCTGACCGAGCAGGATCGCCTGGTCATCCCCGTGCCGCTGTACCACTGCTTCGGCATGGTCATGGGCAACCTCGGCTGCCTGACCCACGGCAGCACCATGATCTACCCGGGCGACGCCTTCGACCCGCTGACCGCCCTGCAGGCGGTGGCCGAGGAACGCGCCACCGTGCTGTACGGCGTGCCGACCATGTTCATCGCCGAGCTGGACCACCCGCGCCGCGGCGAATTCGACCTGTCCACCCTGCGCAGCGGCATCATGGCCGGCGCCACCTGCCCGATCGAAGTGATGAAGCGGGTGATCGGCGAAATGCACATGGCCGAGGTGCAGATCGCCTACGGCATGACCGAGACCAGCCCGGTGTCGACCCAGACCGCCGCCGACGACGACCTCGAGCGCCGCGTCGCCAGCGTCGGCCGTACCCAGCCGCACCTGGAGAGCAAGATCATCGACGAGGCCGGCCGCATCGTGCCGCGCGGGCAGATCGGCGAACTGTGCACCCGCGGCTACAGCGTGATGCTTGGCTACTGGAACAACCCCGAAGCCACCGCCGAAGCCCTCGACGGCGCGCGCTGGATGCACACAGGCGATTTGGCGGTGATGGACGAGGCGGGGTACGTGAGTATCGTCGGGCGCAACAAGGACATGATCATTCGTGGCGGCGAGAACGTGTATCCGCGGGAGATCGAGGAGTTTCTGTTCCGGCACCCGGCGGTGGCGGACGTGCAGGTGATCGGGATACCGGATGAGCGGTATGGCGAGGAGATTGTGGCGTGGGTGAAGTGTCATCCGGGGCATAGTGCGGGGGATGAAGAGTTGAAGGCGTTCTGCAAGGGGAAGATTGCGCACTTCAAGGTGCCGCGGTATTTCCTGTTTGTTGAGGCGTTTCCGATGACGGTGACGGGGAAGGTGCAGAAGTTTCGGATGCGGGAGATGAGTTTGGAGCGGTTGGTGGGGGAGAGGGTGGGGTGA
- the peaD gene encoding quinohemoprotein amine dehydrogenase subunit beta, with protein sequence MKLQAIATLATAVAGLVLGAHACAAEPVGPALKAGHEYLIATNYPNNLHVVDLATDRLYKSCRLPDAFGPGTAMMAPDRKTAFILNNHYADLYGVNLDDCSTVFHAQLSQKPGEKARSMFSFAVSADGKELYTTVNPTLMLNDHYEVQPPRLDVYRIADGLDARPVRSFPMPRQVYLMRAADDGSLYVAGPDIYKMDVQTGKYSVAVAGRNWNRPHYSAPDVLYFWPHQTPNHQFSMLYTTARFKDDKQDPETADLIYGYLSIDLKTGKSVVQDFAPLTELYFTGLRSPKDPNQMFGVLNRLAKYDIKKQKLLKAADLDHTYYCVAFNTQGSKLYLAGTFNDIAVYDPDSLKKLKNIKLPGGDMAITTTQVFVR encoded by the coding sequence ATGAAACTCCAAGCCATCGCCACCCTGGCGACCGCTGTCGCCGGGCTCGTCCTCGGCGCCCACGCCTGTGCGGCGGAGCCGGTCGGGCCGGCCCTGAAGGCCGGTCACGAATACCTGATCGCCACCAACTACCCGAACAACCTGCACGTGGTCGACCTGGCCACCGACCGCCTGTACAAGAGCTGCCGCCTGCCCGACGCCTTCGGCCCCGGCACGGCGATGATGGCACCGGACCGCAAGACGGCGTTCATCCTCAACAACCACTACGCCGACCTCTACGGCGTCAACCTTGATGACTGCAGCACGGTGTTCCACGCCCAGCTCTCGCAGAAACCGGGGGAGAAGGCCCGCTCGATGTTCTCCTTCGCCGTGAGCGCGGACGGCAAGGAGCTGTACACCACGGTCAACCCGACCCTGATGCTCAACGACCACTACGAAGTCCAGCCGCCGCGCCTGGACGTGTACCGCATCGCCGACGGCCTGGACGCCAGGCCGGTGCGCAGCTTCCCCATGCCGCGCCAGGTCTACCTGATGCGCGCGGCGGATGACGGCAGCCTGTACGTCGCCGGGCCGGACATCTACAAGATGGACGTGCAGACGGGCAAGTACAGCGTGGCGGTCGCTGGCCGCAACTGGAACCGACCGCACTACAGTGCCCCGGACGTGCTGTATTTCTGGCCGCACCAGACGCCCAACCACCAGTTCTCGATGCTCTACACCACCGCCAGGTTCAAGGACGACAAGCAGGACCCGGAAACCGCCGACCTGATCTACGGCTACCTGAGCATTGACCTGAAAACCGGCAAGAGCGTGGTCCAGGACTTCGCGCCTTTGACCGAACTGTACTTCACTGGTCTACGTTCGCCGAAGGATCCGAACCAGATGTTCGGTGTGCTCAACCGCCTGGCCAAGTACGACATCAAAAAGCAGAAGTTGCTGAAAGCGGCCGACCTCGACCACACCTACTACTGCGTGGCCTTCAACACCCAGGGCAGCAAGCTCTACCTGGCCGGAACCTTCAACGACATCGCCGTGTACGACCCCGACAGCCTGAAAAAGCTGAAGAACATCAAGCTGCCCGGCGGCGACATGGCGATCACCACGACGCAGGTCTTCGTGCGCTAA
- the qhpC gene encoding quinohemoprotein amine dehydrogenase subunit gamma has product MKHLKPLNQKAQLLEQAAAEDRLEDVVAMNSVAGCTATTDPGWEVDAFGGVASLCQPMEADLYGCSDPCWWPAQVPDMMSTYQDWNASATDSLQDWRNLGTVFPKDK; this is encoded by the coding sequence ATGAAACACCTCAAGCCGCTCAACCAGAAGGCCCAACTGCTCGAACAGGCAGCCGCCGAAGATCGCCTCGAAGACGTCGTCGCCATGAACTCCGTGGCCGGCTGCACCGCCACCACCGACCCGGGCTGGGAAGTCGACGCCTTCGGTGGCGTGGCCTCGCTCTGCCAGCCGATGGAAGCCGACCTCTACGGCTGCTCCGACCCTTGCTGGTGGCCGGCCCAGGTGCCGGACATGATGAGCACCTACCAGGACTGGAACGCCAGCGCGACCGACTCCCTACAGGACTGGCGCAACCTCGGCACCGTATTCCCGAAAGACAAATGA
- the peaB gene encoding quinohemoprotein amine dehydrogenase maturation protein has product MGAILNLVERNLHEVRVDADRVLFHIPSSSLFATDAVTGGIIDVLREQSCSPEDLVQRLAGRFANQEVNETLRELIALEVVSDGSPLTPEIGIRKVERTALNTVVLNVNTGCNLSCTYCYKEDLDKPSAGKRMGAETAEASVEMLLRESPDEQRYSVVFFGGEPLSNRPLIEHMVDYCERRFAEAGKQVEFIMTTNATLLTEEIVDYLNAHRFGLSVSIDGPKTVHDRNRITVGGQGTYDVVRRKVDLLLSRYRSRPVGARVTLTRGITDVETIWNHLFNELGFAEVGFAPVTSGDMADFNLTGEELVQVFANMKALGRRYLEAALEHRNIGFSNLHQLITDIHEGHKKALPCGAGLKMLAVDHKGELNLCHRFTGSSLPTFGNVHSGVKQAELNDFLSQRLDRTDTGCDSCRIRNLCSGGCYHESYARYGDPAHPTYHYCELMRDWVDFGIEVYSRIMAVNPAFISSYISPRKAH; this is encoded by the coding sequence ATGGGCGCAATCTTGAATCTGGTCGAACGCAACCTGCACGAAGTGCGGGTGGATGCCGACCGCGTGCTGTTCCATATCCCCAGCAGTTCGCTGTTCGCCACCGATGCCGTCACCGGCGGCATCATCGATGTGCTGCGCGAGCAGAGCTGTTCCCCCGAAGACCTGGTGCAGCGCCTGGCCGGGCGTTTCGCCAACCAGGAAGTCAATGAAACCCTGCGTGAGCTGATCGCGCTGGAAGTGGTCAGCGACGGCTCGCCGCTGACGCCGGAAATCGGCATCCGCAAGGTCGAGCGCACCGCGCTCAACACCGTGGTGCTCAACGTCAACACCGGCTGCAACCTGAGCTGCACCTACTGCTACAAGGAAGACCTCGACAAGCCGTCGGCCGGCAAGCGCATGGGCGCGGAAACCGCCGAGGCCTCGGTGGAAATGCTGTTGCGCGAATCGCCCGACGAGCAGCGCTACAGCGTGGTGTTCTTCGGCGGCGAGCCGCTGTCCAACCGGCCGCTGATCGAGCACATGGTCGACTACTGCGAGCGGCGCTTCGCCGAGGCCGGCAAGCAGGTGGAGTTCATCATGACCACCAACGCCACGCTGCTCACCGAAGAGATCGTCGACTACCTCAATGCCCACCGCTTCGGCTTGTCGGTGAGCATCGACGGGCCGAAGACCGTGCACGACCGCAACCGCATCACCGTCGGCGGGCAGGGCACCTACGACGTGGTGCGGCGCAAGGTCGACCTGCTGCTGTCGCGCTACCGCAGCCGGCCGGTCGGCGCACGGGTCACGCTGACCCGCGGCATCACCGATGTCGAGACCATCTGGAACCACCTGTTCAACGAACTGGGTTTCGCCGAGGTCGGCTTCGCCCCGGTCACGTCTGGCGACATGGCCGACTTCAACCTCACCGGCGAGGAACTGGTGCAGGTCTTCGCCAACATGAAGGCCCTGGGCCGGCGCTACCTGGAGGCGGCGCTGGAGCACCGCAACATCGGCTTCTCCAACCTGCACCAGCTGATCACCGACATCCACGAGGGCCACAAGAAGGCGCTGCCGTGCGGTGCCGGGCTGAAGATGCTGGCGGTCGACCACAAGGGCGAACTGAACCTCTGCCACCGCTTCACCGGCTCCAGCCTGCCGACCTTCGGCAACGTGCACAGCGGGGTGAAACAGGCCGAGCTGAACGACTTCCTGTCCCAGCGTCTGGACCGCACCGACACCGGCTGCGACAGCTGCCGCATCCGCAACCTGTGTTCCGGCGGTTGCTACCACGAGAGCTATGCGCGCTACGGCGACCCGGCTCACCCGACCTATCACTACTGCGAGCTGATGCGCGACTGGGTGGACTTCGGCATCGAAGTCTACAGCCGCATCATGGCCGTCAACCCGGCCTTCATCAGCAGCTACATCTCCCCGCGGAAGGCGCACTGA
- the peaA gene encoding quinohemoprotein amine dehydrogenase subunit alpha codes for MKTTRHRHRAASLVLATASLLLWTLAPAAEEGETLLQNKCVGCHLPEGKDSYSRISHQRKTPEGWLMSIARMQTMHGLKIEDDERRTLVKYLADKQGLAPSETDGVRYAMERRLNTVEHFDEPLTQMCSRCHSGARIALQRRPAKEWEHLVNFHLGQWPSLEYQAQSRDRDWLDIALKQMVPDLARRFPLESQAWTDWQKSRPAAKTLAGQWSFSGHMLAKGDLRGLMTVTAEAGDTFKVEVKGQYADGTPFTGSGSAILYNGYEWCGNVKIGDTHIRQVFAAIDGQMKGRMFEAEHDERGMDFSAAKDGSSQLLAVQPAYLKAGSEAELTLVGNGLGGTPDFGPGVEVLKVLEATPQQVRVRVKAAVDAPVGVHPVSLGALKGGELSLYQAIAQVKVVPEFSVARIGENGGSTPKVQGRFEAEAWGKGADGQPYRIGYLPAKWSVAPFNERAKDDQDVKFAGVMGKDGVFVPGGAGPNPQRRMMTNNAGNLKVIAELEDGGQKGEGHLIVTVQRWNNPPLP; via the coding sequence TTGAAAACCACTCGACACCGGCATCGCGCAGCGAGCCTGGTCCTGGCCACGGCATCCTTGCTGCTGTGGACCCTGGCACCAGCCGCGGAGGAGGGCGAAACCCTCCTCCAGAACAAGTGCGTGGGTTGCCACCTTCCCGAGGGCAAAGATTCCTACAGCCGCATCAGCCACCAGCGCAAAACCCCGGAAGGCTGGCTGATGAGCATTGCGCGCATGCAGACCATGCACGGTCTGAAGATCGAGGACGACGAGCGCCGTACCCTGGTCAAATACCTGGCCGACAAGCAGGGCCTGGCGCCGAGCGAGACCGACGGTGTGCGCTACGCCATGGAGCGCCGGCTCAATACGGTCGAACACTTCGACGAACCGCTGACCCAGATGTGTTCGCGCTGCCACTCCGGTGCGCGTATCGCCCTGCAGCGACGTCCGGCGAAGGAGTGGGAACACCTGGTCAACTTCCACCTCGGGCAGTGGCCCTCCCTCGAGTACCAGGCCCAGTCGCGCGACCGTGACTGGCTGGACATTGCCCTCAAGCAGATGGTGCCGGACCTGGCCAGGCGTTTCCCGCTGGAAAGCCAGGCCTGGACCGACTGGCAGAAGAGTCGCCCGGCCGCCAAGACCCTGGCGGGGCAGTGGAGCTTCAGCGGCCACATGCTGGCCAAGGGCGACCTGCGCGGCCTGATGACCGTCACCGCCGAGGCCGGCGACACCTTCAAGGTCGAGGTCAAGGGCCAGTACGCCGACGGTACGCCGTTCACCGGCAGTGGTTCGGCAATCCTCTACAACGGCTATGAATGGTGCGGCAACGTGAAGATCGGCGACACCCACATCCGCCAGGTGTTCGCCGCCATCGACGGCCAGATGAAGGGCCGGATGTTCGAGGCCGAGCACGATGAGCGCGGCATGGACTTCAGCGCCGCGAAGGACGGCAGCAGCCAGTTGCTGGCCGTGCAGCCGGCCTACCTCAAGGCGGGCAGCGAGGCTGAACTGACCCTGGTCGGTAATGGCCTGGGCGGCACGCCAGACTTCGGCCCCGGCGTCGAAGTGCTCAAGGTGCTGGAGGCCACGCCGCAGCAGGTGCGGGTACGGGTCAAGGCGGCCGTGGATGCGCCGGTGGGCGTGCATCCGGTCAGCCTCGGCGCGCTCAAGGGCGGTGAGCTGTCGCTGTACCAGGCGATCGCCCAGGTGAAAGTGGTGCCCGAGTTCTCCGTGGCACGTATCGGCGAGAACGGCGGCTCGACGCCCAAGGTCCAGGGCCGTTTCGAGGCCGAGGCCTGGGGCAAGGGCGCCGACGGCCAGCCGTACCGCATCGGCTACCTGCCGGCGAAATGGTCGGTGGCGCCGTTCAACGAGCGCGCCAAGGACGACCAGGACGTCAAGTTCGCCGGCGTGATGGGCAAGGACGGCGTGTTCGTGCCGGGCGGTGCCGGGCCGAATCCGCAGCGGCGGATGATGACCAACAACGCCGGCAACCTGAAGGTCATCGCCGAACTCGAAGACGGCGGCCAGAAGGGCGAAGGCCACCTGATCGTCACCGTACAGCGCTGGAACAACCCACCGTTGCCATGA